The proteins below come from a single Acidimicrobiia bacterium genomic window:
- a CDS encoding cyclase family protein: MSWQDEVGPVASDRSILPSYTELPVVDGAPQGSSWGMWGEGDRFGCLNLLTPERATAAAELIKLGRVFALNADMATPDPPLFNRQPFTHEVTGGDDGPSHDDVLHGWNTQGSSQWDGFRHIRHPLHGWYSGAAEGFHGIDAWAERGLAGRAILADVALWRDAQGRPIDHTKADPITAEEVLATLESQGTQPQVGDVLLIRTGWLGWYRQLSQDERQAMGPSHTNPGLHPDESTAQMLWDLHVAAVAADNPSLEVWPPGALHSADEIAAIRGRPGASVELFIHQRILPLLGIPIGELFELDALADDCAATGTYEGFFTSAPLNLRQGVASPPNALVIR; this comes from the coding sequence ATGAGCTGGCAAGATGAGGTGGGGCCGGTCGCTTCTGACCGAAGCATATTGCCTTCCTACACTGAGCTTCCGGTAGTCGATGGTGCGCCCCAAGGCTCATCGTGGGGAATGTGGGGTGAAGGCGACCGGTTCGGCTGTCTGAACCTGCTAACCCCCGAGCGCGCCACGGCCGCGGCCGAGCTCATAAAGCTGGGCAGAGTTTTCGCCCTTAACGCCGATATGGCCACGCCCGATCCGCCGCTTTTTAATCGTCAACCCTTTACCCACGAGGTGACTGGTGGTGATGATGGCCCGAGCCACGATGACGTGCTGCACGGGTGGAATACGCAGGGCTCGTCGCAGTGGGATGGCTTTCGCCATATCCGCCATCCACTCCATGGCTGGTACAGCGGTGCCGCGGAAGGCTTTCACGGTATAGACGCATGGGCGGAACGAGGCTTGGCTGGACGTGCCATTCTGGCCGATGTCGCCCTATGGCGTGACGCTCAGGGCCGCCCAATTGATCACACCAAAGCTGACCCCATTACCGCCGAAGAGGTGTTGGCCACACTAGAGAGCCAAGGCACCCAGCCGCAGGTAGGTGATGTTTTATTAATCCGTACCGGTTGGTTGGGGTGGTACCGCCAACTTAGCCAAGACGAGCGCCAAGCTATGGGCCCATCTCATACCAACCCGGGGCTTCACCCCGACGAAAGCACCGCTCAGATGCTGTGGGATCTGCACGTGGCGGCGGTGGCAGCCGACAACCCTTCACTTGAGGTGTGGCCTCCGGGTGCCCTACATAGTGCCGATGAAATTGCTGCCATTCGCGGCCGACCAGGTGCCAGCGTGGAGCTGTTCATTCACCAGCGGATTCTGCCGCTTCTGGGCATTCCCATTGGTGAACTTTTCGAGCTGGATGCACTAGCAGATGATTGCGCGGCTACCGGCACCTATGAGGGGTTCTTCACCTCGGCACCGTTGAACCTTCGCCAAGGCGTGGCCAGCCCACCCAATGCGTTGGTCATTCGTTAA
- a CDS encoding S9 family peptidase has translation MHVPPRPKKLPSERLFHGDKFIDDYAWLRDKANSEVIEHLQAENSYTADMMAHTVELQNKLFQEIKGRVLETDLSVPLRFGPWWYFGRTTEGEQYRLHCRVPAEGGMLRISDVPPKIEAGVRALDEEILLDENLLAGDSEYFALGAFELSIDHRFLAYATDHDGSERYTLRVRDLATGVDLDDVIPEVTYGVAWSDAADYLFYVKADEAERPYQLWRHRIGTGSDVDECVYTEEDEHFFLSIERSKDDCYLVMHLGSKTTDEVWILPADDPTASFEVVQPREAGVEYSVEHQGDRFLILTNADGAENFKLMTTPDDEPGRRFWSELIPHDPEVKLTALEPFSHHLVLHERRDGLSALRVLGLDNGADYYLEQPEQVSTVYAGGNAEYDTSVLRYGYTSLVTPSSIFDVDLGSGQRELRKQQPVLGNYNAADYVTQRLWALADDGTEIPISVVARADRDLSEAGPVLLYGYGSYEIPIDPSFSSARLSLLDRGFVFAIAHIRGGGEMGRRWYLEGKELNKRNTFTDFVACAKHLINLGMTDPAHLAIRGGSAGGLLMGAVLNLAPELFGAVVAEVPFVDALNTILDPSLPLTVTEWEEWGNPLADAEVYEYMKSYSPYENVVDSRLPAVLVTAGLNDPRVSYWEPAKWVAKLREHNQGSGRILLKTEMGAGHQGPSGRYDAWRDEALVFAFLIDTVGTPEIASTT, from the coding sequence ATGCACGTTCCCCCGAGGCCCAAAAAACTACCCAGTGAACGCCTGTTTCATGGCGATAAATTTATTGACGATTACGCCTGGCTGCGCGATAAAGCAAATAGCGAAGTAATTGAGCATCTGCAGGCCGAAAACTCATACACCGCCGACATGATGGCTCACACGGTCGAGCTGCAAAACAAGCTCTTTCAGGAGATAAAAGGTCGAGTTTTAGAAACCGACCTTTCGGTACCACTGCGTTTTGGGCCCTGGTGGTACTTCGGCCGAACCACCGAAGGTGAACAATATCGACTCCACTGCCGGGTCCCAGCCGAAGGCGGCATGCTGCGAATCTCCGATGTGCCTCCCAAGATAGAAGCTGGGGTACGAGCGCTTGATGAAGAGATACTGCTAGATGAAAACCTACTAGCGGGAGATTCGGAATACTTCGCGTTGGGGGCCTTCGAGCTGAGTATCGATCATCGCTTCTTGGCTTATGCCACTGACCATGATGGATCGGAGCGCTACACGCTACGGGTGCGTGATTTGGCAACCGGTGTCGATTTGGATGACGTTATTCCTGAGGTCACCTACGGAGTTGCCTGGTCGGACGCGGCTGATTACCTCTTCTATGTGAAAGCTGACGAGGCCGAACGGCCCTATCAACTTTGGCGTCACCGCATAGGCACCGGAAGCGATGTTGACGAATGTGTCTACACCGAAGAAGACGAGCATTTTTTCTTGTCTATAGAGCGGTCTAAAGATGATTGCTATTTAGTGATGCACCTCGGATCTAAGACCACCGATGAAGTCTGGATTCTGCCTGCTGACGATCCCACGGCTTCATTCGAGGTGGTTCAGCCTCGCGAGGCCGGTGTTGAGTATTCGGTGGAACATCAAGGCGATCGGTTCCTCATTTTGACCAATGCCGACGGTGCCGAAAACTTCAAGCTCATGACGACACCGGATGATGAACCCGGACGACGTTTTTGGAGCGAACTTATTCCACACGATCCTGAGGTGAAGCTCACGGCGCTAGAGCCTTTCTCTCATCACCTGGTTCTGCATGAACGACGTGACGGCCTGTCGGCACTTCGGGTGCTTGGTTTAGATAACGGTGCCGATTACTACCTTGAACAACCAGAACAAGTGAGCACTGTTTATGCTGGTGGCAACGCCGAATACGACACTTCCGTGTTGCGTTACGGCTACACGTCGTTGGTCACGCCTTCATCCATTTTCGATGTCGACTTGGGTAGCGGCCAACGAGAATTGCGTAAACAACAGCCAGTTTTGGGTAATTACAACGCCGCTGACTACGTGACGCAACGGTTGTGGGCGTTGGCTGATGATGGCACCGAAATACCAATATCGGTGGTAGCTCGCGCCGATCGCGACTTGAGCGAGGCTGGGCCGGTTCTGCTCTATGGCTACGGCTCGTATGAAATACCCATCGACCCCAGCTTTTCTTCGGCTCGGCTGAGCTTATTAGACCGGGGTTTCGTCTTTGCTATTGCCCATATTCGCGGCGGCGGTGAAATGGGTCGTCGCTGGTATTTGGAAGGTAAAGAACTAAACAAGCGCAACACCTTCACCGATTTTGTGGCTTGTGCAAAGCACTTGATCAACCTGGGCATGACCGACCCCGCGCATCTCGCCATTAGAGGAGGGTCAGCTGGTGGGCTGTTAATGGGTGCCGTTTTGAATCTGGCCCCAGAGCTTTTTGGTGCGGTTGTGGCAGAAGTTCCATTTGTGGATGCGTTAAACACCATTTTGGATCCGTCGTTACCTCTAACGGTCACCGAATGGGAGGAGTGGGGCAACCCATTGGCGGATGCGGAGGTGTATGAATATATGAAGAGCTATTCGCCGTATGAGAATGTGGTGGATTCTCGTCTGCCAGCAGTTTTAGTAACGGCGGGGCTTAATGACCCTCGGGTTTCTTATTGGGAACCAGCAAAGTGGGTGGCCAAGCTGCGTGAACACAACCAGGGTAGCGGCCGAATCTTGTTGAAAACCGAGATGGGGGCGGGTCACCAAGGCCCATCAGGTCGTTATGATGCCTGGCGAGACGAAGCGCTGGTGTTCGCGTTTCTGATCGACACGGTTGGCACACCGGAAATTGCGAGCACCACCTAA
- a CDS encoding acyl-ACP desaturase → MEDSALLAELAHVAEANLERHITASKPWYPHTLVPWSRGRDFEADYEWHPEEAMVPAPVRAAMYVNLLTEDNLPYYFRDIHRMYGYGDGAWAEWTRRWTAEEGRHAMVIRDYLTVTRSIDPVWLEEGRMAQVQSGQVPEPPTAKHGFAYLSLQELATRIAHRNTGKMIDDRAGYEVMARVASDENHHFLFYRDMAKAALEVDPNGMMAAIADEVSGFAMPGTGIPNFSEHSKAIAQAEIYDLVQHYEQILVPVVLRHWDIENLTGLDATGEEARAKAIKYISKVERAAKRLKSRRAEKVAQVESLM, encoded by the coding sequence ATGGAAGATTCAGCCCTCTTGGCCGAACTCGCTCATGTGGCCGAAGCCAATCTTGAGCGCCACATCACCGCATCTAAGCCGTGGTATCCCCACACCTTGGTGCCGTGGAGTCGCGGGCGTGATTTTGAGGCTGATTATGAATGGCACCCTGAAGAAGCCATGGTGCCAGCACCGGTGCGTGCAGCCATGTACGTGAACTTGCTGACCGAAGACAACCTGCCCTATTACTTCCGTGACATTCACCGTATGTATGGATATGGCGATGGGGCGTGGGCGGAATGGACCCGACGCTGGACAGCCGAAGAAGGACGTCACGCCATGGTGATCCGTGACTACCTGACCGTAACGCGATCCATTGACCCGGTGTGGCTCGAAGAAGGTCGTATGGCGCAAGTGCAAAGTGGCCAAGTGCCCGAGCCGCCTACCGCGAAACACGGCTTTGCGTATCTGTCTCTACAAGAATTAGCCACCCGAATTGCGCATCGCAACACCGGAAAAATGATCGACGATCGAGCTGGATACGAAGTAATGGCTCGAGTAGCTAGCGATGAAAATCACCATTTTCTGTTTTATCGCGACATGGCCAAAGCGGCACTAGAAGTTGACCCTAATGGCATGATGGCAGCCATTGCCGATGAGGTGTCCGGCTTTGCCATGCCAGGTACGGGCATTCCTAACTTTTCCGAGCATTCAAAGGCCATTGCGCAAGCCGAAATCTACGATTTAGTTCAGCATTATGAACAGATTTTGGTGCCGGTGGTGCTGCGTCATTGGGATATCGAAAACTTGACCGGGTTGGATGCGACTGGTGAAGAAGCGCGCGCCAAAGCAATCAAGTACATCTCGAAAGTTGAACGAGCAGCTAAGCGGCTAAAAAGTCGTAGGGCCGAAAAAGTCGCCCAAGTTGAAAGCTTGATGTAA
- a CDS encoding amidohydrolase family protein codes for MATYDLVIRNGLVIDGTGAKERGADVAVKDGVIADVGKITGTGTQEINADGAIVAPGFVDIHAHYDGQATWSSRLDPSSDHGVTTVVMGNCGVGFAPVHDSDHDRLIDLMEGVEDIPGVALQEGLKWDWNSMPEFLDALERIPHDIDFAAQVPHGALRLHVMGERGAAREAATADDIREMARLAAEGIMAGALGFSTSRTLNHKSASGDLTPTLTAGEDELVGIARAIGQTGRGVLQLVSDFPREPDEFPMLRAMVEASGRPLSMTVVQAPNDPERFRETLAFISESNDLGLPMRAQVAPRPVGLVLGLDNTLHPFLTNPIFMERAAGKSAAQVAELMKSEEFRSAVLAHEDVEAAKARIGGQLIGRFERMYELGDPPNYEPGPNHSIGARAKAAGVDPAAYAYDLLAAGRGKAMFYVTFLNYAWGNLDAVREMLAHPHAVPGLGDGGAHVGTICDGSFPTTLLSWWGRDRPEGRFELPYLIQRQCRDTAATVGLLDRGVLAPGYRADINIIDFENLGVRRPRVVHDLPAGGRRMLQRSTGYLHTFLKGVETFHNGEHTGALPGELVRGAQSAPA; via the coding sequence ATGGCGACGTATGACCTAGTAATTAGAAACGGCTTGGTAATTGATGGCACCGGCGCAAAAGAACGTGGCGCCGACGTTGCTGTCAAAGACGGTGTGATCGCAGACGTCGGTAAAATTACCGGGACCGGCACCCAAGAAATTAATGCCGATGGGGCCATCGTGGCACCGGGTTTTGTGGACATTCATGCTCACTACGATGGCCAGGCCACCTGGTCATCACGGCTCGATCCTTCTTCGGATCACGGTGTGACGACGGTGGTTATGGGTAACTGTGGGGTAGGTTTCGCTCCCGTCCATGACTCCGACCACGACCGCCTTATCGACCTGATGGAAGGCGTGGAAGATATTCCGGGTGTGGCACTGCAGGAAGGTTTGAAATGGGATTGGAACTCGATGCCCGAGTTTCTGGATGCCCTGGAGAGAATTCCGCATGACATTGACTTTGCGGCTCAGGTGCCGCATGGGGCGCTTCGCCTGCACGTGATGGGCGAGCGCGGTGCGGCGAGGGAAGCGGCCACCGCAGACGACATTCGCGAAATGGCACGCCTAGCCGCCGAAGGCATCATGGCCGGGGCTTTAGGCTTCTCCACCTCAAGAACGCTCAACCATAAAAGCGCCAGTGGCGATCTCACCCCAACTTTGACCGCAGGCGAAGACGAACTAGTGGGCATAGCCAGAGCCATTGGACAGACTGGCCGCGGCGTTCTACAACTGGTGAGCGACTTTCCTCGTGAACCCGACGAGTTTCCAATGTTGCGCGCCATGGTCGAAGCCAGTGGTCGACCCTTGTCTATGACGGTTGTTCAGGCACCTAATGACCCCGAACGATTCCGTGAAACACTGGCGTTCATCAGTGAGTCAAATGATCTTGGTTTGCCCATGCGTGCCCAAGTTGCACCCCGACCGGTGGGTTTGGTTTTGGGCTTGGACAACACGCTGCATCCGTTCTTAACCAACCCCATATTCATGGAGCGCGCCGCTGGTAAATCAGCTGCCCAGGTGGCGGAACTCATGAAATCGGAAGAGTTCCGCAGCGCGGTGTTGGCTCACGAAGACGTTGAGGCCGCCAAGGCCCGTATCGGTGGGCAGTTGATAGGTCGTTTTGAGCGGATGTACGAACTAGGCGACCCACCCAACTACGAACCCGGCCCTAACCACTCAATTGGGGCGCGGGCCAAAGCAGCTGGTGTTGACCCCGCCGCTTACGCCTACGATTTGTTGGCAGCCGGTAGGGGCAAAGCCATGTTCTACGTAACGTTTCTGAACTATGCCTGGGGCAACCTAGATGCAGTTCGTGAAATGTTGGCACACCCACACGCTGTACCAGGCTTGGGTGACGGTGGTGCCCATGTTGGCACCATTTGCGACGGTAGTTTCCCTACCACTCTGCTTAGTTGGTGGGGCCGTGACCGGCCGGAGGGTCGATTCGAGCTGCCGTACCTGATTCAAAGGCAATGTCGTGATACCGCGGCCACCGTGGGCTTGTTAGACCGAGGGGTTCTCGCCCCGGGATACCGAGCCGACATTAATATCATTGATTTTGAAAACCTGGGCGTGCGCCGCCCCCGTGTGGTGCATGATCTACCCGCTGGGGGTCGGCGGATGTTACAGCGCTCGACAGGCTACCTACACACGTTTCTCAAAGGTGTGGAAACTTTCCACAATGGTGAACACACCGGCGCCCTACCGGGTGAATTGGTGCGCGGTGCCCAAAGCGCTCCTGCCTAA
- a CDS encoding DUF4031 domain-containing protein — MTVLVDEAIWPWRGLRWAHLVSDESYDELHHLAHQIGMPYRAFQGDHYDVHEDLRLAAIEAGAVPTPSRALLRALKSAGLRRRGPLDAWQWHWWRPLEREFDTEQISNWLSKPEEPSFFKMPLPLEAPQHLGELVAQLPNSSMPAGILLGVGQRRSEVIFGVHSEDRLNATKGALRRYNDEVSLHYASGERGTFIELLRVSARAI, encoded by the coding sequence ATGACAGTGCTGGTTGACGAAGCGATTTGGCCTTGGCGTGGACTGCGGTGGGCCCACCTCGTTTCGGACGAGAGCTACGACGAACTCCATCACCTGGCGCATCAAATTGGGATGCCATATCGGGCCTTTCAAGGTGACCATTACGATGTGCACGAGGATTTACGTCTGGCGGCCATTGAAGCTGGTGCGGTGCCCACGCCGTCTCGAGCCCTGCTTAGGGCCCTGAAGTCGGCCGGGCTTCGCCGCCGCGGACCGCTAGATGCTTGGCAATGGCATTGGTGGCGACCACTAGAGCGTGAATTCGACACCGAGCAAATATCAAACTGGCTAAGCAAACCTGAAGAGCCATCTTTTTTCAAAATGCCCTTGCCCCTTGAAGCTCCACAACACCTTGGTGAGCTGGTAGCGCAGTTGCCTAATTCATCAATGCCAGCTGGCATTCTGCTGGGAGTTGGTCAGCGTCGCAGCGAGGTGATTTTTGGTGTTCACAGCGAAGATCGCCTGAATGCTACAAAAGGTGCGCTCCGGCGTTATAACGACGAGGTTTCTCTCCACTATGCCAGTGGAGAACGGGGCACCTTTATTGAACTGTTGCGGGTTTCAGCTCGGGCTATTTAA
- a CDS encoding TetR family transcriptional regulator: protein MANTSTQETNDLNDDSAEARRSALSREEIVNTALELVSAEGLAAVTMRRLADRIGVTPMALYHHVPNKSDLLDLVVNQVGRHLQIARDGRPWTEQIRSYALEWRDELHRFPGVAGYLMHQNAPPTLSWRIIDDATSVMIEAGLDERQAARAFAGLVNFVLARCDQEERMGLLDTHSSNAWNVEELTEDMKAEMPELHHHVDVGRVAMYVGELSADEHFTYMLDCILVGIDADRR from the coding sequence GTGGCTAACACCAGCACGCAGGAAACCAACGATCTTAACGATGACTCGGCCGAGGCAAGGCGTAGCGCCCTCAGTCGAGAAGAAATAGTTAATACGGCTTTAGAGCTCGTATCGGCCGAAGGTCTCGCAGCGGTAACCATGCGACGATTGGCGGATCGTATTGGGGTGACCCCAATGGCGCTATATCACCATGTGCCTAATAAAAGTGACCTGTTAGATTTAGTGGTCAATCAGGTGGGGCGCCATTTGCAGATTGCGCGTGATGGTCGACCTTGGACGGAACAGATTCGTAGCTACGCTCTGGAATGGCGAGACGAACTTCACCGATTCCCAGGCGTGGCGGGTTATTTGATGCATCAAAATGCGCCGCCAACTCTGTCGTGGCGAATCATTGACGATGCCACCAGTGTAATGATTGAAGCCGGGCTGGATGAACGCCAAGCAGCCCGTGCCTTTGCTGGACTAGTGAACTTCGTGTTGGCGCGATGCGACCAGGAAGAACGCATGGGGCTGCTCGACACGCATTCTTCCAATGCTTGGAACGTGGAAGAGCTGACCGAAGACATGAAGGCCGAGATGCCAGAGCTGCATCACCATGTCGATGTGGGTCGAGTTGCCATGTATGTGGGTGAACTTTCGGCCGATGAGCATTTCACTTATATGCTCGATTGCATTTTGGTCGGCATCGACGCCGACCGCCGTTAA
- a CDS encoding alpha/beta hydrolase, with product MQPDEATAQILAVVNSAEVDPAERTPQTSREAYRGLSLMLPEGADVLVTNRSVPGPAGEIPVRVYTPEGQGPFGVLMYIHGGGWVIGDLDTHDHTCRSLCDEAGVMVVSVDYRLAPENPFPAAVDDCWSVLEWLGSHAGELGGDPNRIAVGGDSAGGNLSAVLALMARDAGGPKIKAQLLVYPAVDMTAQNIEKYPSLTENAEGYLLTLDSMVWFGEQYLTDEQQRNDWRVSPMLATNHAELPRALVITAGFDPLRDEGTAYAKKLSDAGVETEHLHYPTTIHTMFQLGPVIPAGAEAISAAAELLRETIGS from the coding sequence ATGCAACCAGATGAAGCAACCGCCCAGATTCTTGCTGTTGTGAACTCGGCCGAAGTTGATCCGGCGGAGCGCACACCACAGACCTCACGCGAGGCGTACCGTGGTCTATCGCTAATGCTGCCCGAGGGTGCCGATGTTCTGGTGACTAACCGCAGCGTGCCTGGGCCAGCTGGTGAAATTCCTGTGCGAGTTTATACCCCCGAAGGCCAAGGCCCATTCGGCGTGCTTATGTACATTCACGGCGGTGGCTGGGTCATTGGTGATCTAGATACCCACGACCACACCTGTCGTAGTCTTTGCGATGAGGCCGGGGTCATGGTGGTGTCGGTAGATTATCGCTTGGCACCAGAAAACCCCTTCCCGGCGGCGGTCGACGATTGTTGGTCGGTGCTTGAATGGTTGGGCAGCCACGCCGGTGAACTAGGTGGAGACCCAAATCGAATAGCGGTTGGTGGTGACAGCGCAGGCGGAAACCTAAGCGCAGTATTGGCGCTAATGGCCCGCGACGCTGGCGGTCCCAAGATCAAAGCCCAGCTACTGGTTTACCCAGCGGTCGATATGACGGCGCAAAATATCGAGAAGTATCCGTCACTAACCGAGAATGCGGAAGGTTATTTGTTGACCCTCGATTCGATGGTTTGGTTTGGTGAACAGTATTTAACCGATGAACAACAACGTAACGATTGGCGGGTGTCGCCTATGTTGGCCACCAACCACGCCGAGCTACCAAGGGCTTTGGTAATCACCGCCGGATTCGACCCGCTGCGTGATGAGGGCACGGCTTATGCCAAAAAGCTGAGCGATGCTGGCGTTGAAACCGAGCATTTACATTATCCAACCACGATCCACACCATGTTTCAGCTGGGCCCGGTAATTCCCGCTGGGGCCGAAGCTATTAGTGCGGCGGCCGAACTTCTGCGTGAAACGATTGGTTCGTAA
- a CDS encoding M20 family metallopeptidase has product MALIDRSILEDAEAFLPEVVKLRRKLHQHPELGLDLPFTQAAIIEALEGLPVTIATGRQLSSVVVELEGSGPGRRVLLRGDMDALEMPEDTGLPFSSQVPNAMHACGHDGHVSMLVGAVHLLAARRDDWSGSVRFMFQPGEEGYGGAPLMIEEGVTKDVDAAFAIHVTPNLPSGWVATRPGALLASEDTIAITVRGRGGHASTPHLAADPVTTTAEIVMAIQATVTRQIDIFNPAVVTLTQLRASDAPNVIPESVFLGGTIRTVSEHTRTKVKEAVTRTALNVAAAHGLEAEVNIKSGYPVTTTHPATAALVLEIAPKVLPEGGRAVEAPAPTMGAEDWSYVLQEVPGAMAFLGVCPPEIPDPRNAPACHSNVMMMNEDAMASGVALHVAMALRLLEGPA; this is encoded by the coding sequence ATGGCTCTCATTGACCGCTCAATTCTTGAAGACGCCGAAGCGTTCTTACCGGAGGTAGTTAAGCTTCGGCGCAAACTTCACCAACATCCCGAGCTGGGCCTAGATTTGCCTTTCACCCAGGCCGCCATTATTGAAGCGCTTGAGGGTCTTCCTGTGACTATCGCCACCGGACGCCAGTTGTCATCAGTGGTGGTCGAGTTAGAAGGCAGTGGCCCTGGGCGTCGAGTTCTGTTGCGCGGCGACATGGACGCTTTGGAAATGCCAGAAGACACTGGCCTACCGTTTTCAAGCCAGGTTCCAAATGCCATGCATGCCTGTGGGCATGACGGCCATGTTTCGATGCTGGTAGGTGCGGTTCACCTCTTAGCGGCTCGTCGTGATGACTGGTCGGGCAGCGTTCGCTTCATGTTCCAGCCTGGCGAAGAAGGCTACGGTGGGGCGCCGCTCATGATTGAGGAAGGTGTTACCAAAGATGTTGATGCCGCTTTTGCGATTCATGTAACGCCGAACCTGCCGAGCGGCTGGGTGGCAACCCGTCCCGGTGCCTTGCTGGCTTCAGAAGATACCATCGCCATCACGGTTCGGGGCCGTGGCGGTCATGCTTCAACACCTCATTTGGCAGCTGATCCAGTCACAACAACGGCCGAAATAGTAATGGCTATTCAAGCCACTGTGACACGCCAAATAGACATTTTTAATCCGGCCGTGGTTACGCTGACCCAGCTCCGAGCCAGTGATGCTCCCAACGTGATTCCCGAGTCAGTCTTTTTGGGCGGTACCATCCGCACGGTTTCGGAACATACTCGAACCAAGGTTAAAGAAGCTGTCACTCGAACGGCGCTCAACGTTGCTGCCGCTCACGGGCTTGAGGCCGAGGTCAACATCAAGAGCGGTTATCCGGTTACGACTACTCATCCGGCTACAGCGGCCTTGGTACTCGAGATTGCACCTAAGGTTCTGCCAGAAGGAGGACGCGCCGTTGAAGCTCCAGCACCGACCATGGGGGCTGAAGACTGGAGCTACGTTCTGCAAGAGGTGCCAGGTGCGATGGCTTTCTTGGGTGTTTGCCCACCTGAGATTCCCGACCCGCGCAATGCTCCGGCGTGTCATTCCAACGTGATGATGATGAACGAAGATGCCATGGCGTCCGGTGTGGCTTTGCACGTAGCTATGGCCTTGCGTTTGTTAGAAGGCCCGGCTTAG
- a CDS encoding septum formation family protein, with translation MSDTSQGPGWWQASNGRWYPPQAKPGREHRPNAAPQSRETRPARETRRNAAGPRGSKPGVQEPFVFRKMEPLDLDREEEKSRRPRRGLNLDRPNSRPVKQWLGIGALTLVSVLVVFVGVSRLLSNSDDNGESEANVTNSSNDALRNDEDSGQNQAALTTEGTEVLDSKAGNSDELEDSVTSVFDLATGDCFSPAVEAEEEPIILALVHIFDCEDAHLAEVIKTTALSGEKGSTYPGNAARDAESQRICQDAFEDYVGHTLARSELGLLWLGPTEATWAEQDDRALTCAVQALDGFPLIGSVKDSQR, from the coding sequence ATGAGCGACACATCCCAAGGCCCTGGATGGTGGCAAGCCTCCAACGGTCGCTGGTACCCACCGCAAGCAAAACCAGGCCGAGAACACCGGCCCAACGCTGCTCCGCAGTCACGCGAGACACGTCCAGCGCGAGAAACGCGTCGTAATGCCGCCGGGCCCAGAGGTTCTAAACCTGGAGTTCAAGAACCATTCGTATTCCGGAAAATGGAACCGCTCGACCTCGACCGGGAGGAAGAAAAGTCGAGGCGACCGCGCCGCGGTCTCAACCTAGACCGACCCAACTCTCGTCCCGTAAAACAGTGGCTGGGCATTGGGGCCTTAACCTTGGTAAGTGTTCTGGTGGTCTTCGTCGGGGTTTCTAGGCTTCTAAGCAATTCCGACGATAACGGTGAATCAGAGGCCAACGTTACAAATTCATCAAATGACGCTCTGCGCAACGACGAAGATTCAGGCCAGAACCAAGCCGCGCTTACCACCGAAGGAACCGAGGTCTTAGATTCTAAAGCAGGTAATTCTGACGAACTCGAAGATTCGGTTACATCGGTCTTTGACCTAGCCACCGGTGACTGTTTCAGCCCGGCTGTAGAAGCCGAAGAAGAGCCGATCATACTGGCCTTGGTCCATATTTTTGATTGTGAAGATGCTCATCTGGCAGAGGTAATCAAGACCACGGCTCTTTCCGGTGAAAAGGGAAGTACCTACCCTGGAAACGCGGCTCGAGACGCTGAATCACAACGCATTTGCCAAGACGCCTTTGAAGATTACGTGGGTCACACCTTGGCGCGCTCCGAACTCGGCCTGTTGTGGCTCGGCCCCACAGAAGCGACCTGGGCCGAACAAGACGATCGTGCCTTAACCTGCGCCGTTCAGGCTTTAGATGGCTTTCCTCTTATCGGTTCGGTGAAAGACTCACAGCGTTAG